A region of Culicoides brevitarsis isolate CSIRO-B50_1 chromosome 1, AGI_CSIRO_Cbre_v1, whole genome shotgun sequence DNA encodes the following proteins:
- the LOC134837215 gene encoding zinc finger protein 254-like, with amino-acid sequence MDANRICSVCQKPGVNFLKGNDVQKLKECLNFNNISIDENFTQICDLCVDDMNRIYCQFLNSSLDSNIFMSIHENTDFEEKIDELALNESAFLEYDENLNQSSESAKLEIPKNREFPEEPEASDENSSSESENFENSNSSMSDLEVFYDDTTYKCEICGESFADLDTHYVQKHSSESKKSQNCSKCDSKFDKKSDLRKHMRKIHPRVAIVKPMKRKFDKISPKKKKRKCPECGKSFWRFELNRHMDDMHPGIFLFSCDKCSFKSNYGQTMAAHKRRDQCIEYSLEEMFGSD; translated from the exons ATGGACGCAAATCGCATTTGTTCAGTTTGCCAAAAACCAGgagtaaactttttaaaaggcAACGACGTTCAAAAGTTGAAGGAATGCCTCAATTTTAACAACATTTCG attgatgaaaattttacacaaatctGTGACTTGTGCGTCGACGACATGAATCGAATTTATTGCcagtttttaaattcttccttggattcaaacattttcatgTCGATCCATGAAAACACagattttgaggaaaaaatagaCGAATTAGCACTCAAtgaaagtgcatttttggaataTGACGAGAATTTGAACCAAAGTAGCGAGTCTGCAAAGCTTGAAATTCCTAAAAATCGTGAATTTCCTGAAGAACCTGAAGCTTCTGACGAAAATTCATCTTctgaaagtgaaaattttgaaaattccaaCTCATCTATGAGCGATTTGGAAGTATTTTACGATGACACTACCTacaaatgtgaaatttgtggAGAATCTTTCGCTGATTTGGACACTCATTATGTTCAAAAACATTCATCGGAGTCCAAAAAGTcgcaaaattgctcaaaatgtgattcaaaatttgataaaaagtcaGATTTGCGTAAACATATGCGAAAAATTCATCCTCGTGTAGCGATCGTTAAGCCAATGAAGcgaaaattcgataaaatttctcccaagaagaaaaaacgcaAATGCCCAGAATGCGGAAAATCCTTTTGGAGATTCGAGTTGAACCGCCACATGGACGACATGCATCCCGGAATTTTCCTGTTTTCCTGCGACAAATGCTCGTTCAAGTCGAATTACGGTCAAACGATGGCGGCCCACAAACGTCGCGATCAATGCATCGAGTACTCGTTAGAGGAGATGTTCGGAAGCGATTGa
- the LOC134830899 gene encoding RB-associated KRAB zinc finger protein-like, protein MFLQCICRLCLTKFDDPNQLFVSYDYNLDYALASIFNKEIQPEFHHLYKICGPCGNKLLDFHNFYVSVLQNEEKLLDIVLNQKLGIVEAPIEVPSPPIVENSTPIYEEISSGSLSLPEEDIEMSDDGDSFHENFIDSSSSVTSTCENDPNLDNCMEKFMKLSEPQPMEVETIKTHEDSRRKTRCNECGVYVMNLSQHKRCVHEFSGQQKCEDCNSVFTNRLKLLMHRYYKHVPPRFECPHCDKKLRTKGLLREHIYQKHCEGVYLYQCDYCEAQFNYRTSLVIHQKRLHKSQYEIAKNHRMAMRYRP, encoded by the exons ATGTTTCTTCAGTGTATTTGCCGTTTGTGCTTGACAAAATTCGATGATCCGAATCAATTGTTTGTATCGTACGACTATAACTTAGACTACGCTTTGGCGTCCATTTTTAACAAAGAG ATTCAACCggaatttcatcatttatacaaaatttgcgGCCCATGCGGCAACAAATTGCTggattttcacaatttttatgtcaGTGTCCTGCAGAACGAGGAAAAACTATTGGATATAGTTTTAAACCAGAAACTTGGGATAGTTGAGGCCCCAATTGAGGTCCCGTCACCGCCAATTGTGGAAAATTCGACGCCAATCTACGAAGAAATCTCATCCGGAAGCCTGTCTCTTCCCGAGGAAGATATCGAAATGTCGGATGACGGCGActcatttcatgaaaatttcatcgacTCGTCATCGTCTGTCACCAGCACATGCGAAAATGACCCGAACCTCGATAATTGCatggaaaaattcatgaaactgTCTGAACCGCAACCGATGGAAGTGGAAACTATCAAAACGCATGAAGATTCTCGACGAAAAACGCGCTGCAACGAATGCGGCGTCTACGTCATGAACTTATCGCAACACAAAAGATGCGTTCACGAGTTTTCCGGGCAGCAAAAGTGCGAAGATTGCAACTCGGTGTTCACGAATCGCTTGAAACTCCTGATGCATCGTTACTACAAACACGTTCCGCCCCGATTTGAGTGTCCGCATTGCGATAAAAAGCTCAG AACTAAAGGACTTTTACGAGAACACATCTACCAAAAACACTGCGAAGGCGTTTATCTCTACCAATGTGACTACTGCGAGGCTCAATTCAATTACCGCACGTCTCTCGTCATTCATCAGAAGCGTTTGCACAAGTCGCAGTACGAAATCGCGAAAAATCATCGCATGGCAATGAGATACAGACCATAG
- the LOC134837013 gene encoding palmitoyltransferase ZDHHC23 has product MNYDDDDLDPLCCCEYYDRHKQRNHIFLCCCQCTELDEVGDRFFKCQPVERRLRREMWLTIMDRMRIPYPGGARPMFCESLVTLFLVLFSQLTAAINVYSTCIVCILLVFVLFYARRKYQLRERTNFYFYWCIWSVAYLVVLFQTNVPIMEVLPEENLLFVVLLSLMLLCFYMVHRRNKKSYSGALSSSSSSSGAVSGLDEDDSATVLLISPDNNTENTTKDCDNDGEYELWISAYINYFNYKYYIAGCCLGTAAFLWYSNLVVTTVCHPFPVFRIFHVEILMPDDCTDVYDQYELALCFVGALYALVFAIFLFAKFVQEIYYIVRSLAFSNWKSEETRHSRRNCINNWRSFLCN; this is encoded by the exons ATGAactatgacgacgacgatttgGATCCGCTGTGCTGCTGCGAGTACTACGACCGCCACAAGCAACGAAATCACATCTTTTTGTGCTGCTGCCAGTGCACGGAGCTCGATGAAGTTGGCGATAG ATTTTTCAAGTGTCAGCCTGTCGAGAGGAGACTGCGGAGGGAAATGTGGCTCACGATAATGGATCGCATGCGGATCCCGTATCCCGGCGGAGCGCGTCCCATGTTCTGCGAGAGCTTGGTGACACTTTTTCTCGTGCTTTTCAG TCAGTTAACTGCAGCAATAAATGTCTACAGCACATGCATCGTGTGCATTTTACTCGTGTTCGTCCTCTTTTACGCCAGAAGAAAGTATCAACTACGCGAACGGACCAATTTCTACTTCTACTGGTGTATTTGGTCAGTGGCTTATTTGGTGGTCttatttcaaacgaatgtaccGATAATGGAGGTCTTGCCGGAAGAGAATTTGTTATTTGTTGTTCTGTTGAGTCTCATGCTCCTCTGTTTTTATATG gtGCATCGtcgcaacaaaaaatcatattccGGCGCCTTATCATCGTCCTCCTCGTCATCCGGAGCTGTCAGCGGGCTCGATGAAGATGACTCAGCAACCGTTCTGCTAATCTCGCCGGATAACAATACAGAAAATACGACGAAAGACTGCGATAACGACGGAGAATACGAATTATGGATAAGTGCTtacatcaattattttaattacaaatattaCATAGCAGGGTGTTGCCTTGGAACTGCCgctttttt GTGGTACTCGAATCTCGTTGTGACGACAGTCTGTCATCCGTTTCCCGTTTTTCGAATATTCCACGTTGAAATATTGATGCCGGACGACTGTACGGATGTGTATGACCAGTACGAGCTGGCATTGTGTTTCGTTGGTGCGTTATATGCACTCGTTTTtgcgatatttttgtttgcaaaattCGTGCAAGAG ATTTACTACATTGTGAGATCGCTCGCATTTAGTAATTGGAAGTCTGAGGAAACCCGACATAGCCGTAGGAATTGCATTAATAACTGGCGCTCATTTTTGTGcaactag
- the LOC134837216 gene encoding uncharacterized protein LOC134837216: MFLLPFILSTFCVLCHAAIPPEAILPMLLEQSGHAGNAWRFDYLQNVEKLQQMDELLRQYRTYLVNAIYENNNDICNLFDYLTDNNANNRNFNEEAWNHDVNENDNNIKDASRKRRSSNEQPQEISSHHQTAIDMYFEIASIVRDRLFYIELLKKLQHVCATNDSGAYFKRDGVAKVIGKKQTFHSWGGKRESGRGKDPLKDQVIPRSYPPFHSWGG, from the exons ATGTTCCTTTTGCCATTCATTCTGAGCACATTTTGTGTTCTCTGTCATGCGGCGATTCCGCCTGAGGCCATTCTGCCGATGCTTCTCGAGCAATCTGGTCACGCCGGGAATGCATGGCGCTTCGATTACTTGCAAAACGTGGAAAAGTTGCAACAAATGGACGAATTGCTGCGTCAATATCGCACGTATTTGGTGAATGCGATCTACGAGAACAACAATGACATTTGCAACTTGTTTGATTATCTGACTGATAACAACGCGAATAATCGGAATTTCAACGAGGAGGCGTGGAATCACGATGTAAATGAGAATGATAACAACATTAAAG ATGCATCCCGCAAACGTCGCTCCAGCAACGAACAACCCCAAGAAATATCCTCGCATCACCAAACCGCCATCGACATGTACTTCGAAATCGCCAGCATCGTTCGAGATCGTCTCTTCTACATCGAATTGCTCAAAAAACTCCAACATGTCTGCGCCACAAACGACTCCGGGGCATATTTCAAGCGTGATGGCGTCGCCAAAGTCATCGGAAAGAAGCAAACTTTTCACTCGTGGGGCGGCAAGAGAGAAAGCGGTCGTGGCAAGGACCCGCTTAAGGATCAGGTAATTCCGAGATCGTATCCTCCGTTCCATTCGTGGGGCGGCTAA
- the LOC134830908 gene encoding COMM domain-containing protein 4: MKFRFCGDGDCPDWVLTGIHSQLVTLSSIKLRLFAQHVARSILGEDLPEDKVRDAFGVDAKGSNLDVVKAAISCLRYLMVNAVKFDTETMTFNEELQQLGFPKEHAAAICKVVEDFSERIRRDLAGKVLKVDAVEDVEATRKGDFVQLQFKVTGKLVEGVPQKNFTEILNVHKNDVPLLLKELKTAHEIMKQYDEGTNKMDEN, from the exons atg AAATTCCGTTTCTGTGGCGACGGCGATTGCCCCGACTGGGTCCTGACTGGCATCCATTCGCAACTTGTCACGCTCAGCTCGATAAAATTGCGTCTGTTTGCGCAGCACGTCGCCCGCAGCATTTTGGGCGAAGACTTGCCGGAGGACAAAGTACGAGATGCGTTCGGTGTCGATGCGAAAGGCAGCAATTTGGACGTCGTGAAGGCGGCAATTTCGTGTCTGCGGTATTTGATGGTGAATGCGGTGAAATTCGACACGGAGACAATGACCTTCAACGAGGAATTGCAGCAACTGGGGTTCCCGAAGGAACATGCGGCGGCCATTTGTAAAGTTGTCGAGGATTTTTCCGAGCGGATTAGACGGGATTTGGCCGGGAAAGTGTTGAAAGTTGATGCTGTGGAAGATGTTGAGGCGACGAGGAAGGGGGATTTTGTGCAATTGCAATTTAAGGTGACGGGAAAATTGGTTGAAGGAGTGCCGCAGAAAAATTTCacagaaattttgaatgtgcatAAGAATGATGTTCCGTTGCTGTTGAAGGAACTGAAGACGGCACATGAAATTATGAAGCAATATGATGAAGGAACGAataaaatggatgaaaattaa